AATAGAATTGCAGTAGCTAGAAAAGATTATAATGAATCAATCAATGAATATAATCAAGCTACTCGTAGATTCCCATCTAGTATCGTTGCAGGATTGTTTAATTTTGATAAAAAAGAATATTTCCAAGCTAAAGGTGAAGCTAAAGATGCCCCTAAGGTAGACTTTGGCGGAGATGAATCTTAATGAAGTCAATGTTTAAACGATTTTGCGTATTGCTTATCATAAGCTTTTTTTCACTAAGCTCAATTGTACAAGCAGCAGATGACAAGTTTCCTAAGTTAGAACAACCTGTTTTTGTCCAAGATCATGCGCATTTAATCAATGATAAGGATAAAGATAAAATCAGCAAAAAGGGTCAAAAATTGCAAGATGGTACGGATGCAGATATTTTGTTAATGACAATGAAATCTGTCGGACAAACACCTAGACAAGATTATGCTTTAGAAGCGGGTAGACATTACAAAGTTGGTGATCAAAAACATAACAGAGGTATTGTGATACTTTTGAATATGGACAACGGTAATGAATATAACAATAGAGGCATCGATATTGCAGTTGGAGATGGTTTAGAAGGTGTTCTTAATGATGCTAAAGTCGGTGAATTAATTGATACTAACTTTATGCCTTATCAAGAAAAAGCTTCTAGAACAAACGATGCAAAAAAAGCGAAAGCTTATTATAGTCAAGGATTAACGAAATTATATGATGCTGTTTGGGATGAAATTGCTAAAAGTTATGGTTATGACGGTAAAGAATTTACTGAAGATGAACCTCAAAGTAGTGGTTTAGGTAAAATTCCATTTGTATTCTTCATATTATTCATCATTGTGTTCTTCATTATATACTTGAAAAATGGAGGCGGAAAACCGCCTCGTGGTGGTAGTGGAAGAGGAACAAGACGTGGAATGGCAGGACCATTTATATTTGGAGGATCATCAGGTAGTTCTGGTGGTGGATTCTCCGGAGGTGGTGGCTTCGGTGGTGGCGGTGGATTCTCTGGCGGCGGAGCCGGTAGAGGATTCTAGCAAGCTATAAATGAGTTTAGGTCATCATTATCCAATCTCAAAATAAAAGATCTCTTCATTAGGTTATAGCCTAGTGAAGAGATCTTTTTACGTTCTGAAATATTAGGTATATATTTAATTTTGTTCTTTTAAAGTTATATTTGTATTATGTTCTTTACCATTTCTTATATATTTAATTGTGATTTTATCTCCAGGTTTCTTCTCTTTATATATATAATTTTTGATATCTGACACATCTGAAACATTATGCCCATCTACTTCAATAATAACATCATCTTTTTTAAGACCGTTATTTGCCTTTTCATCAACTTCCGAAATATATACACCTTTATCGGTTGTTAATTTTAATTCTTTTTTGTATTGGCTTGGAATATCATTAATAGAAATCATACTTATACCAATATAAGGTCTTGTCACTTTACCATCATCCATTATGTCTTTAATGATATTGTCTACTTCATTACTAGGTATTGCAAAACCGATGCCTTCTACATCAGAGCGAGATATTTTCATTGAGTTAATACCAATTAAGTTACCATTTAAATCAATTAATGCACCGCCAGAGTTACCAGGGTTGATGGCTGCATCTGTTTGTATAACAGTTGCTTCAGTAACACCTTCAGAAGTTTGTACGTTCATTGTACGTTCTTCAGATGAAATGATACCTTGTGTAACACTGTTAGCAAATTCTAAGCCTAATGGATTACCTAAAGCAAACACTGTTTCGCCAGCTTTTACTTTAGAAGAATCTGCGAATTTAAGTGGTTTAATGTTATAGTTTCCTTCTATTTTTAAAACAGCTAAATCTGTCATGACATCAGTACCTACAAGTTTAGCTTTAACGGACTTATCATTGTGAAGTCGTACTTCAATTTCGTTTGCACCTTCGATAACGTGGTTGTTCGTAACGATATAAGCACTGTTTTTATCAGATTGATAAATGACACCAGTACCAGTACCTGTTTCTTGAGAATCGCCAGATTCACCTGAACTTTTACCTCCGAAGAATGATTCTAATCCACTTGCTTTTTGCTTGTTAATCACACCAACAATCGACGGAGATACTTCCTCAATCATTTTGGATACGGATTTATTACTCGATTTATTATCTTTAATATTACCGCCTTTTTCATTCGCTGGAGCTTTCGTTATTTTTGCTTCGTCATTGTAATTATTGACGACATCCATAATTTTAGTACCGCCGATATATAAAGCAAGTATTAAAACGGCACCAACAATTCCTGATAAAAATGGTATAAGACAACTTTGGTACCAAGGAATCTTATTTTTCTTCTTATAATAATAATCATTAGAAGTTGTTTGATTTAATTTTGGATTTTGGTTATCCCCATTATGATTCTGATCCATTTACATGCCTCCTTAAACATTGTCCATAAAATAATTATTATAGATATTGCATTAAATTGCCAATGATATGATGTTTTTTAATTGTTACAATATTTTGTATGAAAACTTGAGACTATAGTAGTAGAGTGATAAAATATGAATATCATTAAGAAGAGAGTGGTCAATAAATGTATAAATTTGCTAGTACTGTTTTACATATTGTTTTCCAAAAGTTTGGTAAACAAGTTATAACAATCAATAAAGAGAAGGTTCCAGATGAACCGTATATCGTAACTTGTACACATACAGGTTATGTCGAAGTCATCATGTTAGCGTTAAGTTTGTATCCAACTGAAATTAATTATATGGCTAAAAAAGAATTGTTTTCTAAAGACTGGTCAAATAAGTTCTTTCATTCTGTAAATGCTTTTCCTGTAGATAGAGAAAAGCCTGGACCAAGTACATTAAAAATTCCAGTGAAACTACTTAACAAAGGTAAAAGTGTTGGCATTTTCCCTTCAGGTCATAGAGCTGAAGCAGGAGGAGCACCATTAAAAAGAGGTGCAGCAACAATAGCAGTATTAAGCAATAAACCGATTGTACCTGCAGCTTTTGAAGGTCCTAACCAAGTGAAATCAATGTTTGGCTTTAGACAAAAATCATTTATAAAATTCGGAGATCCGATTGATCCAAGTACTTTTTCAAGTGATTTAAAGAAAAGCGAAAAGATTGCAAAAGTAATGGAGTTATTAGAAGAAAGAACGAATACATTACAAAAAGAAGTTACATATATAGCAAGTAAAGCGCAGCAAAAATCATTAAAATAATATAGGGAAAAGCTCATATACTTTCTGAAGTGTATGAGCTTTTTTTCTTTTTAGAGCGTGAATATTTATAAAGCGTTTACATTGTAGAGTTACTATAATTCTACTGTTTTCACTGAGAAACTATGCTAAAATTATAATCAGAATGTTCAAAAAATGGAGGCATATTATGAAACAAGTATTATTTGATGTAGATGGTGTGTTTTTGAGTGAAGAAAGATGTTTTGATGTATCAGCA
This portion of the Mammaliicoccus vitulinus genome encodes:
- a CDS encoding lysophospholipid acyltransferase family protein, with product MYKFASTVLHIVFQKFGKQVITINKEKVPDEPYIVTCTHTGYVEVIMLALSLYPTEINYMAKKELFSKDWSNKFFHSVNAFPVDREKPGPSTLKIPVKLLNKGKSVGIFPSGHRAEAGGAPLKRGAATIAVLSNKPIVPAAFEGPNQVKSMFGFRQKSFIKFGDPIDPSTFSSDLKKSEKIAKVMELLEERTNTLQKEVTYIASKAQQKSLK
- a CDS encoding S1C family serine protease translates to MDQNHNGDNQNPKLNQTTSNDYYYKKKNKIPWYQSCLIPFLSGIVGAVLILALYIGGTKIMDVVNNYNDEAKITKAPANEKGGNIKDNKSSNKSVSKMIEEVSPSIVGVINKQKASGLESFFGGKSSGESGDSQETGTGTGVIYQSDKNSAYIVTNNHVIEGANEIEVRLHNDKSVKAKLVGTDVMTDLAVLKIEGNYNIKPLKFADSSKVKAGETVFALGNPLGLEFANSVTQGIISSEERTMNVQTSEGVTEATVIQTDAAINPGNSGGALIDLNGNLIGINSMKISRSDVEGIGFAIPSNEVDNIIKDIMDDGKVTRPYIGISMISINDIPSQYKKELKLTTDKGVYISEVDEKANNGLKKDDVIIEVDGHNVSDVSDIKNYIYKEKKPGDKITIKYIRNGKEHNTNITLKEQN
- a CDS encoding TPM domain-containing protein yields the protein MKSMFKRFCVLLIISFFSLSSIVQAADDKFPKLEQPVFVQDHAHLINDKDKDKISKKGQKLQDGTDADILLMTMKSVGQTPRQDYALEAGRHYKVGDQKHNRGIVILLNMDNGNEYNNRGIDIAVGDGLEGVLNDAKVGELIDTNFMPYQEKASRTNDAKKAKAYYSQGLTKLYDAVWDEIAKSYGYDGKEFTEDEPQSSGLGKIPFVFFILFIIVFFIIYLKNGGGKPPRGGSGRGTRRGMAGPFIFGGSSGSSGGGFSGGGGFGGGGGFSGGGAGRGF